Proteins encoded within one genomic window of Streptomyces sp. NBC_00523:
- a CDS encoding AAA family ATPase: MSTRILPAVGDADAARAVSGLLGQLPDAEPAAPLGDSTSLLDTLARLAAESLDELPEVVLVHERIGPVPALELIREVALRFPAVGVVLVTADTSPGLYSAAMDSGARGLVGLPLSYEELAQRVQAASGWSVGVRRHLGAGAELHTGPAGTVVTVSGAKGGVGTTVTAVQLALAAAASGHTVALADLDLQSGDVASYLDVQFRRSVVDLATIQDISPRVLQDALYNHESGVALLLAPADGERGEDVTDRVVRQTVSALRHRYEVVVIDCGTYMNSANAAAVEMADRTVLVTTPDVITVRAAKRMVRLWDRLQVRKAEETITLVNRHTRHTEIQPALIEKITATRVARTAVPANFKELQAVVDAGRLQDLDAKSTVKQALWGLAGDLGLVKNAEAAARGGRLKGERGASGGRRARAK; this comes from the coding sequence ATGAGCACACGCATCCTCCCGGCCGTCGGCGACGCCGACGCCGCCCGCGCCGTCTCCGGGCTCCTCGGCCAGCTCCCCGACGCGGAACCGGCCGCCCCGCTCGGCGACTCGACCTCACTGCTCGACACCCTCGCCCGGCTCGCCGCCGAATCCCTGGACGAGCTCCCCGAGGTCGTCCTCGTGCACGAACGGATCGGCCCGGTCCCGGCCCTGGAGCTGATCCGGGAAGTGGCCCTGCGCTTCCCGGCCGTCGGCGTCGTCCTCGTCACCGCCGACACCAGCCCCGGGCTCTACTCCGCCGCCATGGACTCCGGCGCCCGCGGCCTGGTCGGCCTGCCGCTCTCGTACGAGGAGCTGGCGCAGCGCGTCCAGGCCGCCTCCGGCTGGTCCGTCGGCGTCCGCCGCCACCTCGGGGCGGGGGCCGAGCTGCACACCGGACCCGCCGGCACCGTCGTCACCGTCAGCGGCGCGAAGGGCGGCGTCGGCACCACGGTCACCGCCGTCCAGCTCGCCCTGGCGGCCGCCGCCTCCGGGCACACTGTCGCGCTGGCCGACCTGGACCTCCAGTCGGGGGACGTCGCCTCCTACCTCGACGTGCAGTTCCGCCGGTCCGTGGTGGACCTCGCCACCATCCAGGACATCTCGCCCCGGGTCCTCCAGGACGCCCTGTACAACCACGAGTCCGGCGTCGCGTTGCTGCTGGCCCCGGCCGACGGCGAGCGCGGCGAGGACGTCACCGACCGCGTCGTACGCCAGACGGTCAGCGCCCTGCGCCACCGCTACGAGGTCGTCGTCATCGACTGCGGTACGTACATGAACTCGGCCAACGCCGCGGCGGTCGAGATGGCCGACCGCACCGTGCTCGTCACCACCCCGGACGTGATCACCGTCCGGGCCGCCAAGCGCATGGTCCGGCTCTGGGACCGGCTCCAGGTCCGCAAGGCCGAGGAGACCATCACCCTCGTCAACCGCCACACCCGCCACACGGAGATCCAGCCCGCGCTGATCGAGAAGATCACCGCCACCAGGGTCGCCCGGACCGCCGTCCCGGCCAACTTCAAGGAGCTCCAGGCCGTTGTGGACGCCGGACGCCTCCAGGACCTGGACGCCAAGTCCACCGTGAAACAAGCTCTTTGGGGGCTGGCCGGAGACCTCGGTCTGGTCAAGAACGCGGAAGCGGCCGCCCGAGGGGGCAGGCTGAAGGGTGAGCGCGGCGCGTCGGGCGGCCGGCGGGCGCGTGCGAAGTGA
- a CDS encoding CpaF family protein, whose protein sequence is MSLRARITSPEPVNGMSEESRLVGAYRAKLLEEIDLAEMSALPAADRRARLERVLGHIISREGPVLSSVERSQLIRRVVDEALGLGILEPLLEDASISEIMVNGPEQVYVERGGRLELLPMRFSSHEQLMQTIERIVSTVNRRVDESNPMVDARLPSGERVNVVIPPLSLSGPILTIRRFPRAFTLQEMIALGSLDEHMLLLLAGFVRAKFNVIVSGATGTGKTTLLNALSGLIPDGERIVTIEDSAELRLQQSHVITLESRPPNVEGKGRVTIRDLVRNSLRMRPDRIIVGEVRGGETLDMLQAMSTGHDGSLATVHANSAEDALMRLQTLSSMSEVEIPFAAIHDQINSAVDVIIQLTRHGDGSRRVTEIAVVDSYGREDYRIVSVCRFDALPMAADGRVYGQFAYFPVPRRVADRFYMANETVPPAFGVARTAEQLLTRTPTA, encoded by the coding sequence ATGAGCCTGCGGGCGCGCATCACCAGCCCCGAACCCGTGAACGGGATGAGCGAGGAGAGCCGGCTCGTCGGCGCCTACCGCGCCAAACTGCTGGAGGAGATCGACCTCGCCGAGATGTCCGCCCTTCCGGCGGCCGACCGCAGGGCACGGCTCGAACGCGTCCTCGGCCACATCATCAGCCGCGAGGGCCCTGTCCTGTCCTCCGTGGAGCGCTCGCAACTCATCCGCCGGGTCGTGGACGAGGCCTTGGGCCTCGGCATCCTCGAACCGCTCCTGGAGGACGCCTCCATCAGCGAGATCATGGTCAACGGACCCGAACAGGTCTACGTGGAGCGCGGTGGCCGCCTCGAACTCCTGCCGATGCGTTTCTCCTCGCACGAGCAGCTGATGCAGACCATCGAGCGCATCGTCTCCACGGTCAACCGCCGGGTGGACGAGTCGAACCCGATGGTCGACGCCCGGCTGCCCTCCGGCGAGCGCGTCAACGTCGTCATCCCGCCGCTCTCCCTGTCCGGGCCGATCCTCACCATCCGGCGCTTCCCCCGCGCGTTCACGCTCCAGGAGATGATCGCGCTCGGCTCGCTGGACGAGCACATGCTGCTCCTGCTCGCCGGGTTCGTCCGCGCCAAGTTCAACGTGATCGTCTCCGGCGCCACCGGCACCGGCAAGACCACCCTGCTCAACGCGCTCTCCGGGCTGATCCCCGACGGCGAGCGCATCGTCACCATCGAGGACTCCGCCGAGCTCCGGCTCCAGCAGTCCCACGTCATCACGCTGGAGAGCCGCCCGCCCAACGTCGAGGGCAAGGGCCGGGTCACCATCCGCGACCTCGTCCGCAACTCCCTGCGCATGCGGCCCGACCGCATCATCGTCGGCGAGGTCCGGGGCGGCGAGACCCTCGACATGCTCCAGGCCATGTCCACCGGCCACGACGGGTCCCTCGCCACCGTCCACGCCAACAGCGCGGAGGACGCGCTGATGCGGCTCCAGACCCTCAGCTCCATGTCCGAGGTCGAGATCCCGTTCGCCGCGATCCACGACCAGATCAACAGCGCCGTCGACGTCATCATCCAGCTGACCCGGCACGGCGACGGCTCCCGCCGCGTCACGGAGATCGCCGTCGTGGACTCGTACGGCCGCGAGGACTACCGCATCGTCTCCGTCTGCCGCTTCGACGCCCTCCCGATGGCGGCGGACGGGCGCGTGTACGGGCAGTTCGCGTACTTCCCCGTGCCCCGCCGGGTCGCGGACCGCTTCTACATGGCGAACGAGACCGTCCCCCCGGCGTTCGGGGTCGCCCGTACGGCCGAGCAACTGCTGACCCGTACGCCCACGGCCTGA
- the cpaB gene encoding Flp pilus assembly protein CpaB — MNSRQRRGVILLVLSVLCALAAFAGVLWVIGDVNAKVGPEVTAYRVKTTIAPYKPLESSQFEKISMPERWLSKSAVTDLSALRGKIAVTELHPGSLLQEDMLVDRPKLKSGQQEIAIMIDAATGVAGKIRPGNLVNIYATFAGRTDKEKPTSRVIVANARVIDVGRLTSLEPKPEDRGDGPTEAVPITFALDTDDAQRVAYAESFAEHVRLALLPADSPTTLRPGEGSYDLDEDKNK, encoded by the coding sequence ATGAATTCACGGCAACGCCGCGGCGTCATCCTGCTCGTCCTGTCGGTCCTGTGCGCCCTCGCCGCCTTCGCCGGTGTGCTCTGGGTGATCGGTGACGTGAACGCGAAGGTGGGCCCCGAGGTGACCGCGTACCGGGTGAAGACCACCATCGCGCCCTACAAGCCGCTGGAATCCAGCCAGTTCGAGAAGATCTCGATGCCCGAGCGGTGGCTCTCCAAGAGCGCCGTCACCGACCTCTCCGCCCTCCGCGGCAAGATCGCCGTCACCGAACTGCACCCGGGCTCCCTGCTCCAGGAAGACATGCTGGTCGACCGCCCGAAGCTGAAGAGCGGGCAGCAGGAGATCGCCATCATGATCGACGCCGCGACCGGTGTCGCCGGCAAGATCAGGCCCGGCAACCTCGTCAACATCTACGCCACCTTCGCCGGCCGCACCGACAAGGAGAAGCCGACCTCGCGCGTCATCGTGGCCAACGCCCGGGTCATCGACGTCGGCCGGCTCACCTCCCTCGAACCCAAGCCGGAGGACCGCGGCGACGGCCCCACCGAGGCCGTGCCGATCACCTTCGCCCTGGACACCGACGACGCCCAGCGCGTCGCCTACGCGGAGTCCTTCGCCGAACACGTACGCCTCGCCCTGCTCCCCGCCGACAGCCCGACCACCCTGCGCCCGGGCGAGGGCAGCTACGACCTCGACGAAGACAAGAACAAGTGA
- a CDS encoding TadE/TadG family type IV pilus assembly protein, giving the protein MVTRRRTGSQRGQAAVEYVGVLTLLLVVALAVVQLGLAVYAAQQAGTAARAAARVASTEGQQGRAGAVARESMSGWLADGASVSTGAGAESVTVTVRVSVPALLPMFSFGSVEKSATMPSD; this is encoded by the coding sequence ATGGTGACCCGGCGCCGCACCGGCTCCCAGCGCGGGCAGGCCGCCGTCGAGTACGTGGGCGTGCTCACCCTGCTCCTCGTCGTCGCGCTGGCCGTGGTCCAGCTCGGCCTCGCCGTGTACGCGGCCCAGCAGGCGGGTACGGCCGCGCGGGCGGCGGCCCGGGTGGCGTCGACCGAGGGCCAGCAGGGCCGGGCGGGCGCGGTGGCCCGGGAGTCCATGAGCGGCTGGCTCGCGGACGGGGCGTCCGTCAGCACCGGGGCCGGCGCGGAGTCGGTCACCGTGACCGTACGGGTTTCCGTGCCCGCCCTGCTGCCGATGTTCTCCTTCGGCTCCGTCGAGAAGAGCGCCACCATGCCGAGCGACTGA
- a CDS encoding TadE/TadG family type IV pilus assembly protein, translated as MNLLRADVRRDARSRSDRGQTAIEFVGTLPLILLTLALLWQAGLVCYTYILAGNAADKAVRAAAVAKGSQCAAGAQAVREDVPGGWSAHMDSCDALGELVSVKVRVDVPLLFPGAFSVPMHATGEAKARNERRDAW; from the coding sequence ATGAACCTCTTACGAGCGGACGTGCGCCGTGACGCCCGCTCCCGCTCCGACCGGGGTCAGACCGCCATCGAGTTCGTCGGCACCCTGCCCCTGATCCTGCTCACCCTCGCCCTGCTCTGGCAGGCGGGGCTCGTCTGCTACACGTACATCCTCGCCGGGAACGCCGCCGACAAGGCCGTCCGGGCCGCCGCCGTCGCGAAGGGCAGCCAGTGCGCGGCCGGCGCGCAGGCGGTACGCGAGGACGTTCCCGGCGGCTGGAGCGCCCACATGGACAGCTGCGACGCCCTCGGTGAGCTGGTCAGCGTAAAGGTGCGCGTGGACGTACCCCTGCTGTTCCCCGGGGCGTTCAGCGTGCCCATGCACGCCACCGGCGAGGCGAAGGCCAGGAACGAGCGGCGGGACGCATGGTGA
- a CDS encoding FG-GAP repeat domain-containing protein, with the protein MHLSTRKSGRTGRARSKRASRIAACTALVLSAGMLLAAPASADDAKGAEAPKAVGSTPRMDITGDGRSDILYQTREGYLFQSVGTSVADYPLELHAPEGATGHTIYKDIIAPGDLQGDGQPELLTLTASGTLTLHPMVGMDPTGGTPTWSGKGWQKYNKIVAPGDLTGDGHNDLIARTPAGDVYLYVSTGRIDGEPFEPAVKVASGWNTYDQIVGLNDSTGDGIGDVVTRTPSGDLYFHMGTGNPSKPFKAASRIGYGFDTYNQLVGVDDVNGDGYGDLMGRRPNGDTYIYRFSGLGHYRARIPGTFGWQKAAMFVGAGGNPAFGKRSVTGVTSEGAGYVYDSKNNGELFARTRGFDYTEGRLRIASSLDDGGRADDLWVRDGSLYIGYNRIGDGWNIYNDLIGPGDLSGDGAGDILARDTKGDLFLYQGNGKGTALAARIKVGYGYGSYRHIVGAGDLTGDGRADVVGIAKDGTLYLYEGTGKASAPLKARVKIGSGFDIYNKFAAIGDLNGDGRADLVGVNGYGDLYRYTSTGTGKLNKRVRIGYGFNTYKALY; encoded by the coding sequence TTGCATCTGTCCACACGGAAATCCGGCCGCACCGGCCGCGCGCGCTCGAAGCGCGCGAGCCGGATCGCGGCCTGCACCGCGCTCGTCCTCTCCGCCGGCATGCTGCTGGCGGCCCCGGCCTCGGCCGACGACGCGAAGGGCGCCGAGGCGCCGAAGGCCGTCGGCTCGACGCCGCGCATGGACATCACCGGCGACGGCAGGAGCGACATCCTCTACCAGACGCGGGAGGGTTACCTGTTCCAGTCGGTGGGTACGTCGGTGGCCGACTACCCGCTCGAACTCCACGCGCCCGAGGGCGCCACCGGGCACACCATCTACAAGGACATCATCGCTCCGGGCGATCTGCAGGGCGACGGCCAGCCCGAGCTCCTCACCCTGACGGCGTCCGGCACGCTCACGCTGCACCCGATGGTGGGCATGGACCCGACGGGGGGAACTCCCACCTGGTCCGGGAAGGGCTGGCAGAAGTACAACAAGATCGTCGCGCCGGGGGACCTGACCGGCGACGGGCACAACGACCTGATCGCGCGCACGCCCGCCGGTGACGTCTATCTCTACGTCTCCACCGGGCGCATCGACGGCGAGCCCTTCGAGCCCGCCGTCAAGGTGGCCTCCGGCTGGAACACGTACGACCAGATCGTCGGCCTGAACGACTCCACCGGCGACGGGATCGGCGATGTCGTCACCCGGACGCCCTCCGGTGACCTGTACTTCCACATGGGCACCGGGAATCCGTCGAAGCCGTTCAAGGCAGCGTCCAGGATCGGCTACGGGTTCGACACGTACAACCAGCTCGTGGGTGTCGACGACGTCAACGGGGACGGCTACGGCGACCTCATGGGCCGTCGGCCGAACGGCGACACGTACATCTACCGCTTCTCCGGCCTGGGCCACTACCGGGCGAGGATCCCCGGCACCTTCGGATGGCAGAAGGCGGCCATGTTCGTCGGGGCGGGTGGCAACCCGGCCTTCGGCAAGCGCAGCGTCACGGGGGTAACCTCCGAGGGCGCCGGGTATGTGTACGACTCCAAGAACAACGGCGAGCTCTTCGCCCGCACGCGCGGGTTCGACTACACCGAGGGCAGGCTACGCATCGCCTCCTCCCTCGACGACGGCGGGCGTGCCGACGACCTCTGGGTGCGCGACGGTTCGCTGTACATCGGGTACAACCGGATCGGCGACGGCTGGAACATCTACAACGACCTCATCGGCCCGGGCGACCTGAGCGGTGACGGCGCGGGCGACATCCTCGCGCGCGACACCAAGGGCGACCTGTTCCTGTACCAGGGGAACGGCAAGGGCACCGCGCTCGCGGCGAGGATCAAGGTGGGTTACGGCTACGGCTCGTACCGCCACATCGTCGGCGCGGGTGACCTCACGGGGGACGGCCGGGCGGACGTCGTGGGCATCGCCAAGGACGGCACGCTGTACCTGTACGAGGGCACGGGCAAGGCGTCCGCGCCGCTCAAGGCGCGCGTGAAGATCGGCTCCGGCTTCGACATCTACAACAAGTTCGCCGCGATCGGCGACCTCAACGGGGACGGCAGGGCCGACCTGGTCGGGGTCAATGGCTACGGCGACCTGTACCGGTACACGTCGACCGGAACGGGCAAGCTCAACAAGCGCGTCCGGATCGGCTACGGCTTCAACACGTACAAGGCGCTGTACTGA
- a CDS encoding OmpA family protein, producing MTPRRVTTTLLAGVVALGGVGAVAPEAVAGDSPYPSASAEPPVEIDPHDTDLKLPEGATLAPPKVLDIKSVIEDLGGEERREDTNADIKFALQAEVLFGKDSAKLSGEAKGRINAIAEEIKRQDAKKVRVFGFTDDLGSSEHGDVLSKKRAEAVHNVLDEALGGSGITFEIRGYGEDYPIASNDDEDGRRKNRRVEVSFQRGETGSQS from the coding sequence ATGACCCCCCGCCGCGTCACGACAACCCTCCTCGCCGGGGTGGTCGCCCTGGGGGGTGTCGGGGCCGTGGCCCCGGAGGCGGTTGCCGGGGACAGTCCCTATCCGTCCGCGTCCGCCGAACCCCCCGTCGAGATCGACCCCCACGACACCGACCTGAAGCTCCCCGAGGGCGCCACCCTCGCCCCGCCCAAAGTCCTCGACATCAAGTCCGTCATCGAGGACCTCGGCGGCGAGGAGCGCCGCGAGGACACCAACGCCGACATCAAGTTCGCCCTCCAGGCGGAAGTGCTCTTCGGCAAGGACAGCGCCAAGCTCAGCGGTGAGGCCAAGGGGCGGATCAACGCCATCGCCGAGGAGATCAAGCGGCAGGACGCCAAGAAGGTCAGGGTCTTCGGGTTCACCGACGACCTCGGCTCCTCCGAACACGGCGACGTGCTGTCCAAGAAGCGCGCCGAGGCCGTCCACAACGTGCTGGACGAGGCGCTCGGCGGCTCCGGGATCACGTTCGAGATCCGGGGCTACGGCGAGGACTACCCGATCGCCAGCAACGACGACGAGGACGGCCGCCGCAAGAACCGCCGCGTGGAGGTCTCCTTCCAACGCGGCGAGACCGGCTCGCAGAGCTGA
- a CDS encoding type II secretion system F family protein, which produces MDNLPLLTVGVTLLACVLAVVGLRVFASGREQQRALIDRLSRTGPPAIEGRARRFRSIDRRLRRTGLGKRIERKLAVTGLDLTPGEYAVYVVAALLALYFVTAAVFASFFGLLAVLIGAWGGNAFLNWQRAKRTEAFISQLPELTRVLANATQAGLALRTAISMAVEELDDPAHEELRRVADRLAIGHSLDDALNELVERLPSRELTVLVSTLILSNRAGGTIVSSLRNLTNTLEERKETRREVTTLLSQVKVTAVAVPVLGLLFLLLINTMRDGALDDMAAATPGRIAIVVAAGLYGLGFFLINRLTRVRI; this is translated from the coding sequence ATGGACAACCTGCCGCTCCTGACGGTCGGCGTGACCCTGCTCGCCTGTGTGCTCGCCGTCGTCGGCCTGCGTGTCTTCGCCTCCGGCAGGGAACAGCAGCGGGCGCTCATCGACCGCCTGTCCCGGACCGGCCCCCCGGCGATCGAGGGGCGCGCCCGGCGCTTCCGGTCGATCGACCGCCGGCTGCGGCGGACCGGCCTCGGCAAGCGGATCGAGCGGAAGCTCGCGGTCACCGGGCTCGACCTCACGCCCGGCGAGTACGCGGTGTACGTCGTCGCCGCCCTGCTCGCGCTCTACTTCGTCACGGCGGCCGTGTTCGCCTCGTTCTTCGGGCTCCTCGCCGTGCTCATCGGCGCGTGGGGCGGCAACGCCTTCCTCAACTGGCAGCGCGCCAAACGCACCGAGGCGTTCATCAGCCAGCTCCCCGAACTCACCCGCGTCCTCGCCAACGCCACCCAGGCCGGACTCGCCCTGCGCACCGCGATCTCCATGGCCGTCGAGGAGCTGGACGACCCCGCCCACGAGGAACTGCGGCGCGTTGCCGACCGCCTGGCCATCGGGCACTCCCTGGACGACGCCCTCAACGAACTCGTGGAACGGCTGCCCTCCCGCGAGCTGACGGTCCTCGTCTCGACGCTCATCCTCTCCAACCGGGCGGGCGGCACCATCGTCTCCTCGCTGCGCAACCTCACCAACACGCTGGAGGAGCGCAAGGAGACCCGGCGCGAGGTCACCACCCTCCTCTCCCAGGTGAAGGTCACCGCCGTCGCCGTCCCCGTCCTCGGGCTGCTCTTCCTGCTCCTCATCAACACCATGAGGGACGGCGCACTGGACGACATGGCCGCCGCGACCCCCGGCCGCATCGCGATCGTCGTCGCCGCCGGGCTCTACGGCCTCGGCTTCTTCCTGATCAACCGCCTGACGCGCGTCCGCATCTGA
- a CDS encoding TlrC/CarA/OleB/SrmB family ABC-F type ribosomal protection protein — protein MHTGQLTLQNVTRRYDDRVVLDDVTFTVAPGERAGVIGDNGAGKSTLLRLIAGLDRPDNGELTVVAPGGTGYLAQALALPTGATVQDAVDAALAGLRELEARMRRAEVGLAGPAGAELTAALDAYALLVARYEARAGYEADARVDIALHGLGLPGLDRDRPLSTLSGGERSRLALAGTLASRPELLLLDEPTNDLDDRAVDWLENHLRAHRGTVLAVTHDRVFLERVTTTILEVGEGRVTRYGDGYEGYLGAKAADRRRRLREYADWRAELARNRELAASNVARLDAIPRKVPLTVFGHGGFRARGRGHGAMVRIRNAKERVERLTERPVAPPPDPLVFAARVTAAETSAPRVAAELAGIRVGRRLSVPALRIGGAERLLITGANGAGKSTLMRVLAGELRPDAGTVRTRGRVGYLRQEETPWPAGLTLPEAYAHGRGGDLDAHTEHLLSLGLFGPADLRLRVGELSYGQRRRIELARLVGEPVDLLLLDEPTNHLSPALVEELEGALAGFGGAVVVVTHDRRLRGRFRGRRLELDGGRVVERTEAA, from the coding sequence ATGCACACCGGACAACTCACACTTCAGAACGTCACCCGCCGCTACGACGACCGCGTCGTGCTGGACGACGTCACCTTCACCGTCGCGCCCGGCGAACGGGCCGGCGTCATCGGCGACAACGGGGCCGGCAAGTCCACGCTGCTCCGGCTGATCGCCGGGCTCGACCGGCCCGACAACGGGGAGCTGACCGTCGTCGCGCCCGGCGGCACGGGCTACCTCGCCCAGGCGCTCGCCCTGCCCACCGGGGCCACCGTCCAGGACGCGGTGGACGCGGCGCTCGCCGGGCTGCGGGAGCTGGAGGCCCGGATGCGCCGGGCCGAGGTCGGGCTCGCGGGGCCGGCGGGCGCGGAGCTGACCGCCGCGCTCGACGCGTACGCGCTGCTGGTCGCGCGCTACGAGGCGCGCGCCGGTTACGAGGCCGACGCGCGGGTGGACATCGCCCTGCACGGTCTCGGGCTGCCCGGCCTGGACCGGGACCGGCCGCTGTCCACGCTGTCGGGCGGCGAGCGGTCGCGGCTGGCGCTGGCGGGGACGCTGGCCTCCCGGCCCGAACTGCTGCTGCTGGACGAGCCGACCAACGACCTGGACGACCGGGCGGTGGACTGGCTGGAGAACCACCTGCGGGCGCACCGGGGCACCGTGCTCGCCGTGACGCACGACCGGGTGTTCCTGGAACGGGTCACCACGACGATCCTGGAGGTCGGCGAGGGCCGGGTGACGCGGTACGGGGACGGCTACGAGGGCTACCTCGGCGCGAAGGCCGCCGACCGGCGGCGCCGGCTGCGGGAGTACGCGGACTGGCGCGCCGAGCTGGCCCGCAACCGCGAGCTGGCCGCGTCCAACGTGGCCCGGCTGGACGCGATCCCGCGCAAGGTGCCGCTCACCGTGTTCGGGCACGGCGGGTTCCGGGCGCGGGGGCGGGGGCACGGGGCGATGGTCCGCATCCGCAACGCGAAGGAGCGCGTCGAGCGGCTGACGGAGCGGCCGGTCGCGCCGCCGCCGGATCCGCTGGTGTTCGCCGCCCGGGTGACCGCCGCGGAGACGTCCGCCCCCCGGGTCGCGGCGGAGCTGGCCGGAATCCGCGTCGGCCGCCGCCTCTCCGTGCCCGCGCTGCGGATCGGGGGCGCGGAACGGCTGCTGATCACGGGGGCGAACGGGGCCGGCAAGTCGACGCTGATGCGGGTGCTCGCGGGTGAGCTGCGGCCGGACGCGGGGACCGTGCGGACGCGGGGGCGGGTCGGGTACCTGCGCCAGGAGGAGACGCCGTGGCCGGCCGGTCTGACGCTCCCGGAGGCCTACGCCCACGGGCGCGGCGGTGACCTCGACGCGCACACGGAACACCTTTTGTCGCTGGGCCTGTTCGGCCCGGCGGACCTGCGCCTCCGGGTGGGCGAGCTGTCCTACGGGCAGCGGCGCCGGATCGAACTGGCCCGCCTGGTCGGCGAACCCGTCGACCTGCTCCTGCTGGACGAGCCGACGAACCACCTCTCCCCGGCGCTGGTGGAGGAGCTGGAGGGCGCGCTGGCCGGGTTCGGGGGTGCGGTGGTCGTCGTCACGCACGACCGGCGGCTGCGGGGCCGCTTCCGCGGCAGGCGGCTGGAACTGGACGGTGGGCGGGTGGTGGAACGTACCGAAGCGGCGTGA
- a CDS encoding DUF5936 domain-containing protein, translating into MEILLAAVMGLAVLGAFQGVRMYRADAKLPGDLVLALEVGASRTSATGSAIDRIGMRYAPRVLSLMGPRRVDRIRRKLDMAGNPRGLTVDRYAARRAVFGGLGILAALAMLMNGQVVLAIILLVYGLFWTDVIIRAAIARRKDDIERTLPDFLDVLAVVVSAGLGFRQALERVAEKYTGPWSDELRITLRQMDMGVSRRDAFDQLRRRNESEQVSMFVSALQQGEELGAPIVDTLIQIANDMRRTDAQNARRKASKAVPKATLIVTSFMLPGTIILIAVGFYYAANVNINEIFNS; encoded by the coding sequence ATGGAGATCCTGCTCGCCGCCGTCATGGGGCTCGCCGTCCTCGGCGCCTTCCAGGGCGTCCGCATGTACCGCGCGGACGCCAAGCTCCCCGGCGACCTGGTCCTCGCCCTGGAGGTCGGTGCCAGCCGCACCAGCGCCACCGGGTCGGCCATCGACCGCATCGGCATGCGGTACGCGCCCCGGGTCCTGTCGCTGATGGGCCCCCGGCGCGTCGACCGCATCCGCCGGAAGCTCGACATGGCCGGCAATCCGCGCGGCCTGACCGTCGACCGCTACGCCGCCCGGCGCGCGGTGTTCGGCGGGCTCGGCATCCTGGCCGCCCTGGCGATGCTGATGAACGGGCAGGTGGTCCTGGCGATCATCCTGCTCGTCTACGGCCTGTTCTGGACGGACGTGATCATCCGGGCGGCCATCGCCCGACGCAAGGACGACATCGAGCGCACCCTGCCCGACTTCCTGGACGTCCTCGCGGTCGTCGTCTCGGCCGGCCTCGGCTTTAGGCAGGCGCTGGAGCGGGTGGCGGAGAAGTACACCGGCCCGTGGTCCGACGAGCTCCGTATCACCCTGCGCCAGATGGACATGGGCGTCAGCAGACGCGACGCCTTCGACCAGCTCCGCCGCCGCAACGAGTCCGAACAGGTATCGATGTTCGTCTCCGCCCTCCAGCAGGGCGAGGAGCTGGGCGCCCCCATCGTCGACACCCTGATCCAGATCGCCAACGACATGCGCCGCACGGACGCCCAGAACGCCCGCCGCAAGGCCTCCAAGGCGGTCCCCAAGGCCACACTGATCGTCACGAGCTTCATGCTCCCGGGCACGATCATCCTGATCGCGGTCGGCTTCTACTACGCGGCGAACGTGAACATCAATGAGATCTTCAACAGCTGA
- a CDS encoding pilus assembly protein TadG-related protein encodes MKRGGCEESGQAAPLYIAAVAGLLFLALVLFAFGEADVQRNGAQSAADAAALAAAKESRSSLEPDLMAHLTDPDYFEAVFNARYLGVPGDACWKASEFAALNKAGSVRCRQLSGRWGYVVRVRSGKGVSTDIVPGVKGEKAEAEAVAVVEPRCSFTQEPENTPVPGSSPDEDTGTDEDPDPGATAAPVGKVSCDGGEEWVVDPEDLALMPDIADLFSVHLAEN; translated from the coding sequence GTGAAACGAGGAGGCTGCGAGGAGTCGGGGCAAGCCGCGCCGCTGTACATCGCAGCCGTGGCCGGTTTGCTCTTCCTCGCGTTGGTCCTCTTTGCGTTCGGCGAAGCCGATGTTCAGCGCAATGGTGCACAGAGTGCCGCCGACGCGGCCGCGTTGGCGGCGGCCAAGGAATCGCGTAGTTCCCTCGAACCGGATCTGATGGCGCACCTCACCGACCCTGACTACTTCGAGGCGGTTTTCAATGCGCGTTACCTCGGGGTCCCGGGCGATGCCTGCTGGAAGGCATCCGAGTTCGCTGCGCTGAACAAGGCCGGCTCCGTCCGATGCCGGCAGCTGTCCGGTAGATGGGGCTATGTGGTCCGTGTGCGGTCCGGTAAGGGCGTGAGCACGGACATCGTGCCGGGCGTCAAGGGCGAGAAGGCGGAAGCCGAGGCCGTAGCCGTGGTCGAACCGCGCTGCTCGTTCACTCAGGAGCCGGAGAACACGCCGGTCCCGGGAAGCTCTCCGGACGAGGACACAGGCACGGATGAAGATCCGGATCCGGGGGCGACGGCCGCGCCGGTGGGCAAGGTGAGCTGTGACGGAGGCGAAGAATGGGTTGTGGACCCCGAGGACTTGGCGCTCATGCCTGATATAGCTGACCTCTTCTCCGTGCACTTGGCCGAAAACTGA